Proteins encoded by one window of Elaeis guineensis isolate ETL-2024a chromosome 12, EG11, whole genome shotgun sequence:
- the LOC105055816 gene encoding inositol phosphorylceramide glucuronosyltransferase 1-like has product MATWGHCPTEGIVNPDLGLMIRLLDGFKYRNSLSSARMCFMGSGWLMKTELKVIHYALGPLKPWNWWTAWLAKHVGVWQNVRVKLEESLPGSGGGRNPNRQLLLKLLVVIPTCALLLCYRRSCIQFSNGTHSKLHAYLSAASVVFCFIAATISEVQFAVVPRQVMPWTGLLLMYEWTFTAFFIIFGSYLRLLYHRGKTTSNQAGTMLTCVDFSVYDSGKGFLRFKSAASAYKYLYEPLRIVLEVY; this is encoded by the exons atggCTACCTGGGGGCATTGTCccaccgagggcattgtcaaccctg ATCTTGGACTGATGATAAGATTGCTTGATGGGTTCAAATACAGAAACAGTCTCTCCTCTGCGAGG ATGTGTTTTATGGGCAGTGGATGGTTAATGAAAACGGAACTTAAAGTCATTCATTATGCACTTGGCCCGCTTAAACCCTGGAACTGGTGGACAGCTTGGCTTGCAAAACATGTAGGTGTTTGGCAG AATGTTCGGGTAAAGCTTGAAGAATCTCTTCCAGGAAGTGGTGGTGGAAGAAACCCCAATCGGCAGCTGCTTCTCAAACTTCTTGTTGTCATTCCCACATGTGCTTTACTATTATGTTACCGTAGGTCCTGCATTCAG TTCTCAAATGGCACACATTCGAAGCTACATGCTTATCTGAGTGCAGCCTCTGTTGTTTTCTGCTTCATAGCTGCCACAATATCGGAAGTGCAATTTGCGGTTGTACCTCGGCAAGTGATGCCATGGACCGGTTTGCTGCTGATGTACGAGTGGACATTTACTgccttttttattatatttggaaGTTATCTGCGCTTGCTTTACCATAGGGGAAAGACAACATCAAATCAAGCAGGAACCATGCTCACATGTGTAGACTTCTCTGTCTATGACTCAGGCAAAGGTTTTTTAAGATTTAAATCTGCTGCATCAGCATATAAATATCTTTACGAACCTCTGCGGATTGTTTTGGAGGTTTACTAG